In a single window of the Papaver somniferum cultivar HN1 chromosome 8, ASM357369v1, whole genome shotgun sequence genome:
- the LOC113305661 gene encoding uncharacterized protein LOC113305661, giving the protein MVWVRFPGLGLEFWNEKILFTICKEFGTPIKIDNATAKCEVGYYANVLVEVDFAKHIPHKVWIGTKYGGFFQDVLIPNCHKFCSSCKIVGHSNAECRVEKYKGVNEQQETSRTQTKTMEDKSNTKEKFNPVPFYICDFTPKGDSVVDSTQHNVSSSISSGEVLLQQSKFSPLDIE; this is encoded by the coding sequence ATGGTGTGGGTTCGTTTTCCTGGTTTAGGTTTAGAATTCTGGAATGAAAAAATTCTATTTACAATCTGTAAAGAATTTGGTACTCCAATTAAGATTGATAATGCTACTGCAAAGTGTGAAGTGGGTTATTATGCAAATGTTTTGGTTGAAGTAGATTTTGCAAAGCACATACCTCATAAAGTATGGATTGGAACTAAATATGGAGGTTTTTTTCAAGATGTTCTGATTCCTAATTGTCATAAATTCTGTTCATCCTGTAAAATTGTTGGTCACTCAAATGCTGAATGTAGAGTGGAGAAGTATAAAGGGGTAAATGAGCAGCAAGAAACATCTAGGACTCAAACAAAAACAATGGAAGATAAGAGTAATACAAAAGAGAAGTTTAACCCAGTACCTTTTTATATATGTGACTTTACACCTAAAGGGGATTCAGTTGTAGATTCTACTCAACATAATGTTTCATCAAGCATCTCAAGTGGTGAAGTTTTGTTACAGCAAAGCAAATTTAGTCCTCTAGACATCGAATAA